A single window of Magnetococcus marinus MC-1 DNA harbors:
- a CDS encoding outer membrane protein assembly factor BamD — protein MKRLCMMVMLVLLLSGCSSTEEKDVQPDLAPEVMYRMAVNHVQKKNYKSAATIFTDLDQKHPFSPWAVRAQLNLIFATYKQDEFDEAVGHAKRFIRLHPRHPEVSYAFYMIGLAHYRQIKDPYRDQARTKEAATAFHEVINRFGESDYAWEAQKMLDFCRNRMAQQEIVVGRYYFDRGEYIAAMKRFNEIVDNPEFRDSLQTEEALFSMVLSALKLGLEQEAKNYAVVLGHNYKDGRLYAVAKDILNGKGGISRSDLQSMRPEIVEDSIVAQFLEGMQPGLPGMFGEGARGNGL, from the coding sequence ATGAAACGGTTATGCATGATGGTCATGTTGGTGCTGCTTTTGAGCGGTTGCAGCAGCACCGAAGAGAAGGATGTCCAGCCCGATTTGGCACCGGAAGTGATGTATCGCATGGCGGTCAACCATGTACAAAAGAAAAACTATAAGAGCGCGGCGACCATCTTTACCGATCTGGATCAGAAACACCCCTTTTCGCCGTGGGCGGTGCGTGCGCAGCTTAATCTGATCTTTGCAACCTATAAGCAGGATGAGTTTGATGAGGCGGTGGGGCATGCCAAACGGTTTATCCGTCTGCATCCACGCCATCCCGAGGTCTCTTATGCTTTTTATATGATTGGTCTTGCCCACTATCGGCAGATTAAAGATCCCTACCGAGATCAAGCTCGCACCAAAGAGGCAGCTACTGCATTCCACGAAGTGATCAACCGCTTTGGCGAGTCTGACTATGCGTGGGAGGCCCAAAAAATGTTGGACTTCTGCCGTAACCGTATGGCTCAGCAGGAGATTGTCGTCGGTCGCTACTATTTTGACCGGGGCGAGTATATTGCGGCGATGAAACGGTTTAATGAGATTGTGGATAATCCAGAATTTCGTGACAGTCTGCAAACCGAAGAGGCGCTGTTTAGTATGGTGCTGAGCGCGTTGAAACTGGGTTTGGAGCAAGAGGCCAAAAACTATGCCGTGGTGTTGGGGCATAACTATAAGGATGGTCGTTTGTATGCCGTGGCTAAAGATATCCTTAATGGCAAAGGGGGAATTAGCCGATCCGATCTACAGAGCATGCGCCCGGAGATTGTCGAAGATTCGATTGTGGCACAGTTCCTAGAGGGGATGCAGCCTGGTCTGCCGGGTATGTTTGGGGAGGGCGCAAGGGGTAACGGTCTCTAG
- a CDS encoding diheme cytochrome c, with amino-acid sequence MLNKRFIVGGLLFVTLLGGGVMLGVKTVLSDDFRRGYQEHAHEKYEQDKEHKKNHPDRHGAALNPTYVKACGSCHFAFQPRWLTGATWQHMLDGLENHFDENAQLDPATTQQLRDYLSQHGAKGNRSLDPASMRITDTRFFRHAHDEIPAKLVKDNPKVGSWSRCDLCHSDAQQGKFDEDRARIPGAEHRDD; translated from the coding sequence ATGCTCAATAAACGTTTTATAGTGGGTGGTCTGCTGTTTGTAACCCTGCTGGGTGGTGGCGTGATGCTGGGCGTAAAAACCGTGCTCAGTGATGATTTTCGCCGTGGCTACCAAGAGCATGCCCATGAAAAATATGAACAGGATAAAGAACACAAAAAAAACCACCCTGATCGTCATGGCGCAGCCCTTAACCCCACCTATGTTAAAGCATGTGGCAGCTGTCACTTTGCCTTTCAACCCCGCTGGCTAACCGGGGCAACTTGGCAACACATGTTGGATGGACTGGAGAACCATTTTGACGAAAATGCCCAGCTTGACCCCGCCACAACCCAACAACTGCGGGACTATCTCAGCCAACACGGGGCCAAGGGCAACCGCTCATTGGATCCCGCCTCCATGCGCATTACCGACACGCGATTTTTTCGCCATGCCCACGACGAAATCCCCGCCAAGTTGGTTAAAGATAATCCCAAAGTGGGCTCCTGGAGCCGCTGCGATCTCTGCCATAGCGATGCCCAACAGGGTAAATTTGATGAAGATCGTGCCCGCATTCCTGGCGCTGAGCACCGCGATGACTAA
- a CDS encoding sensor histidine kinase, translating to MSRSLYARISIPLVLILLLVMGLQWLVVHLALHGLVKEYVASRLDHDADNLLAQLSITAQGVHLAPERLDPIFYKPWSGHYFQIEVGGQTLRSRSLWDKALVLEKVPPGGRLLRQQRGPDQAPLLVLIRGYSKQGQSVNMALAEDFQAATQIVTTLRLFYGGLSLAALLLLLFLVRHHLRRALMPLESAEAQLHALEHGTLQRLDPTAMPLELHPFVHQINSLLAILMNRLQRSRQAAGDLAHAIKTPLALLNQLANDAPFTQHPNLQHALRTQITTIAHLSERTLGLARLSGGQGHGVWLDLAHELNGLLEVMRQLHRDRGLTYHVEPLEPLKIHMDREDLLTLLGNLLDNASRHARHQIHFGAQTSAQVLQLWVADDGPGIPPQARERLLQRGIHGDQPQHGHGLGLAICQQIVLDYQGTLTLNQDPQLLGLQVMLELPAQLAHLAPSTPTT from the coding sequence ATGAGCCGCTCACTCTACGCGCGCATCAGCATTCCACTGGTGTTAATCCTGCTGTTGGTCATGGGCTTGCAGTGGTTAGTGGTCCATCTTGCCTTGCATGGTCTGGTCAAAGAATATGTCGCCAGCCGCTTGGATCATGATGCGGATAATCTGTTGGCCCAGCTTAGCATCACCGCCCAGGGCGTTCACCTTGCGCCGGAACGGTTGGACCCCATTTTTTATAAACCGTGGTCTGGACACTATTTTCAGATCGAAGTGGGTGGCCAAACCCTACGTTCCCGCTCGTTATGGGACAAGGCGCTGGTTTTGGAAAAAGTACCGCCAGGGGGGCGTCTGCTGCGTCAGCAGCGTGGACCCGATCAGGCCCCCCTGCTGGTATTAATACGCGGATACAGCAAACAAGGTCAGTCTGTTAACATGGCATTGGCAGAAGATTTTCAGGCCGCTACACAGATTGTCACCACCCTGCGCCTGTTTTATGGTGGCCTCTCCCTGGCGGCGCTGCTGCTGTTACTCTTCTTGGTACGCCACCATCTACGCCGGGCCTTAATGCCCCTAGAGAGTGCCGAAGCGCAGTTACACGCACTGGAACATGGCACCTTACAGCGGCTTGACCCCACCGCCATGCCCCTGGAGCTGCACCCGTTTGTCCACCAAATTAATAGCCTGCTGGCGATCTTGATGAACCGTTTACAGCGCTCTCGCCAAGCTGCGGGTGATCTGGCCCACGCTATAAAAACCCCTTTGGCACTGCTCAACCAGCTTGCCAACGATGCCCCTTTTACCCAACACCCCAACCTGCAACACGCACTGCGCACCCAAATCACCACCATTGCACACTTGAGTGAACGCACCTTGGGATTAGCCCGGCTCTCTGGAGGCCAAGGGCACGGGGTGTGGCTGGATCTCGCCCATGAACTGAACGGTTTGTTGGAGGTGATGCGGCAACTGCATCGTGACCGTGGGCTGACCTACCATGTTGAGCCCCTTGAGCCCCTTAAAATCCATATGGATCGTGAAGATCTGCTCACCCTGCTGGGCAATCTTTTGGATAACGCCAGCCGTCATGCCCGTCACCAGATCCATTTTGGCGCACAAACATCAGCCCAGGTTCTGCAACTTTGGGTGGCCGATGATGGCCCTGGTATCCCACCCCAAGCCCGTGAACGGCTGCTGCAACGAGGCATCCACGGCGATCAACCCCAGCATGGCCATGGTTTGGGGCTGGCCATCTGCCAACAAATCGTGCTCGATTACCAGGGTACCCTAACCCTCAACCAAGACCCTCAACTGCTGGGCTTGCAGGTGATGCTGGAACTACCCGCCCAGCTTGCCCACCTGGCCCCATCCACCCCCACCACCTAA
- a CDS encoding bacteriohemerythrin, with the protein MNIKKTLVLTNGLLAATIALILGIILWTTAEQQSDSVTINMAGRQRMLSQKIAKEFGLYLANPNQTEKSLLLTSVWAFDTTLHALLTGGQAPTKLDRNTPALVQIGHPNDEILTKLKAVQALWQPLAQQFKALESNPTDLNGLAKLVTTQNMPLLKEMNSAVTMMQNQAEGKVSRIINTALFGALLGLVIFALALYQTRLLSQRLKRAFGTLEHISRGSLDHQLSADDPTHEVDQIAEKINIIVNQLSTSTQLVILQSDSVAACANELLKLRDMLNDDSEMTSKAMAAASEKLSELEQAIVSIQDKIGDATHSIENIADSSTYLSSGITTMASAAEQASQNVSTMAAAAEEMTSNLSAVNSSIQNVNQATGKIGGSLDEMISTLEDVRQRCVVASHKSQQANQHIHSTLKVMNELSNSANEIDRFVDLINNIAEQTNMLALNASIEAAGAGESGKGFAVVANEVKELAHQTSEVTTLISGQIRIIQDHSKNAQQATEGVSEIVTAINQANDEITYAVDDQNHAIHEISSSFNAVVQASQEVTRNVDELYQAANEVSRAALDAASGTNEIALSANASADSAQKVSENAQMVHQLVQAIFTETSTTIAAAEVTEKSIQTASQRATYISGTVHNFVILIDVLQAAMEALRAAQAVYKTGHKSFDVRTIKEGHLAWLRELEQAVHGRSVLDAKEAANYRGCDFGLWYYGDGQQRYGNEALFVELGTVHQKVHEAAFEVVNLVQSGSVEQAYKSMDRFKQLRKELFILLDGIYFSGLTINDQKMIDWEDALDVGVKVLNADHLKLMNYINDLHAAMRDGKGKDKLATILAGLIEFTHTHFAREEGLMKKHGYDRYAQQKEEHVNLIAQLGEKKKQFDEGSATVALDLLAFLQNWLIDHIKGEDMRYKTFFQSKGEL; encoded by the coding sequence GTGAATATTAAAAAGACCCTCGTTCTGACCAATGGCCTGCTGGCTGCAACCATTGCGCTCATCTTGGGGATCATTCTGTGGACCACTGCGGAACAACAGTCCGACAGTGTGACCATTAATATGGCAGGCCGTCAACGCATGCTCAGCCAGAAAATCGCCAAAGAGTTCGGGCTTTATCTGGCCAATCCAAACCAAACCGAAAAATCGCTCCTGCTCACCTCAGTCTGGGCGTTTGATACCACCTTGCACGCCTTGCTGACCGGTGGCCAAGCCCCAACCAAACTGGACCGAAACACCCCTGCTCTGGTACAAATTGGTCATCCCAACGATGAGATCCTAACCAAGCTCAAGGCTGTTCAAGCCCTTTGGCAACCCCTCGCCCAGCAGTTTAAGGCTTTAGAGAGCAACCCAACCGATTTAAACGGGCTAGCCAAACTCGTCACCACCCAAAATATGCCTCTGCTCAAAGAGATGAACAGCGCTGTCACCATGATGCAAAACCAAGCCGAAGGCAAAGTGTCGCGCATTATTAACACTGCTCTGTTCGGTGCCCTGCTTGGTCTGGTGATCTTTGCCTTGGCCCTTTACCAAACACGTCTCTTGAGCCAACGCTTAAAACGTGCCTTCGGCACCCTTGAACACATCTCGCGGGGATCGTTGGATCATCAACTGAGCGCCGATGACCCAACCCATGAGGTGGATCAAATCGCTGAAAAAATCAATATCATTGTCAATCAGCTCTCCACCTCGACCCAGCTGGTCATCTTGCAATCTGACTCGGTGGCGGCGTGCGCCAATGAGCTGCTCAAGCTGCGGGATATGTTGAATGACGATTCGGAGATGACTTCCAAAGCCATGGCCGCGGCCTCGGAGAAATTATCCGAACTCGAACAAGCCATCGTCTCTATCCAAGATAAAATTGGCGACGCAACCCACTCCATTGAAAACATTGCCGACTCTTCTACCTATTTATCGTCGGGAATTACCACCATGGCCTCTGCTGCTGAGCAGGCCAGCCAAAACGTTTCGACCATGGCGGCCGCTGCGGAAGAGATGACCTCTAACCTAAGTGCCGTCAACAGCAGCATTCAAAACGTCAACCAAGCCACTGGTAAAATTGGCGGCTCGCTAGATGAGATGATCTCAACCCTAGAGGATGTCAGACAGCGGTGCGTGGTTGCCAGCCATAAGTCACAACAGGCCAACCAGCATATTCACTCCACCCTCAAGGTGATGAACGAGCTCTCTAACTCCGCCAACGAGATTGACCGCTTTGTCGACCTTATCAACAATATTGCGGAACAGACCAACATGCTCGCCTTAAACGCTTCCATCGAAGCCGCTGGGGCGGGTGAGTCGGGCAAGGGCTTTGCGGTGGTCGCCAACGAGGTTAAAGAGCTGGCGCACCAAACCTCGGAAGTCACCACCTTGATTAGCGGACAGATCCGCATTATCCAAGATCACTCTAAAAATGCCCAACAGGCGACCGAGGGCGTCTCTGAAATCGTCACCGCCATCAACCAAGCCAATGATGAGATCACCTATGCGGTGGACGATCAAAACCATGCCATTCATGAGATTTCCAGCTCCTTTAACGCGGTTGTGCAAGCCTCGCAAGAGGTCACGCGCAACGTCGATGAGCTCTACCAAGCGGCCAACGAGGTCTCCCGTGCCGCACTGGATGCCGCCTCAGGCACCAATGAGATTGCGCTCTCTGCCAATGCCTCGGCGGACTCTGCGCAAAAGGTCTCTGAAAACGCCCAGATGGTCCATCAATTGGTGCAGGCTATTTTCACCGAGACCTCCACCACCATTGCCGCTGCGGAAGTAACTGAAAAGAGTATTCAAACGGCCAGCCAACGGGCCACCTATATCTCAGGCACGGTACACAACTTTGTGATCCTCATTGATGTTCTACAGGCTGCCATGGAGGCGCTTCGCGCCGCCCAGGCGGTTTATAAAACCGGCCACAAATCCTTTGATGTGCGCACCATTAAAGAGGGTCATCTGGCTTGGTTGCGTGAGCTGGAACAGGCGGTGCACGGTCGCTCTGTGCTCGATGCCAAAGAAGCCGCTAACTATCGGGGCTGTGACTTTGGTCTGTGGTACTATGGTGATGGGCAACAGCGCTATGGCAATGAGGCTCTGTTTGTCGAGCTTGGTACTGTTCACCAAAAGGTGCATGAGGCCGCCTTTGAAGTGGTTAATTTGGTGCAGTCGGGCAGTGTGGAGCAGGCCTACAAGAGCATGGACCGCTTTAAACAGCTACGCAAAGAGCTGTTTATCCTGCTCGATGGCATCTACTTTTCTGGGCTTACCATTAACGACCAAAAAATGATCGACTGGGAAGATGCGCTGGATGTCGGCGTCAAAGTTCTCAATGCCGACCATTTGAAACTGATGAATTACATCAATGATCTGCATGCCGCCATGCGGGATGGCAAGGGTAAGGATAAGCTGGCGACCATTTTAGCGGGTTTGATTGAGTTCACCCATACCCACTTTGCCCGTGAAGAGGGCTTGATGAAAAAACATGGTTATGATCGCTACGCTCAACAAAAAGAGGAACATGTTAACCTGATTGCCCAGCTTGGCGAGAAGAAAAAGCAGTTTGATGAAGGCTCGGCCACGGTGGCGCTGGATCTGCTGGCTTTCCTGCAAAATTGGTTGATCGACCATATCAAGGGCGAAGATATGCGCTATAAAACTTTCTTCCAGAGCAAAGGTGAGCTTTGA
- a CDS encoding response regulator transcription factor, producing MRILVVEDHASLAAGLKKDLGAAGFVVDWAANAEEGAFMGREEPYDAVILDLGLPDDSGLNVLRGWRAAGVDVPVIILTAWDAWHQRVDGLQAGGDDYLGKPFHMEELIARLNALIRRRHGVVRPALTLEGIHLDETDQQLSLANGELHTLTHTEFRLLRYLMLHPDQLLSKSQLTEHIYAYDEDRDSNVIEVYIKRLRRLLGQQRIETRRGQGYRLRSKP from the coding sequence ATGCGTATTCTTGTTGTCGAGGATCATGCCAGCCTGGCCGCTGGTTTAAAAAAAGATCTCGGTGCCGCAGGCTTTGTGGTGGATTGGGCCGCCAATGCCGAGGAGGGCGCCTTCATGGGCCGAGAGGAGCCCTATGACGCGGTGATCTTGGATCTTGGTCTGCCCGATGACTCAGGCTTAAACGTCTTGCGGGGGTGGCGTGCTGCGGGGGTGGATGTTCCAGTGATCATCCTCACCGCATGGGATGCCTGGCACCAACGGGTCGACGGCTTGCAAGCCGGTGGTGATGACTATCTGGGCAAGCCCTTTCATATGGAGGAGTTGATCGCCCGCCTTAATGCCCTCATTCGCCGTCGCCATGGTGTGGTACGGCCCGCCTTGACCCTAGAGGGCATCCACTTAGATGAAACCGATCAGCAGCTCAGCTTGGCCAATGGAGAGCTCCACACCCTCACCCATACCGAATTTCGTCTGTTGCGCTACTTGATGCTACACCCTGACCAACTGCTTTCCAAAAGCCAGTTAACCGAGCACATCTACGCCTATGATGAAGATCGCGACAGCAATGTGATTGAGGTCTATATCAAACGTTTACGTCGTCTGCTTGGGCAACAGCGCATCGAAACCCGACGGGGACAGGGCTATCGACTGCGGAGTAAACCATGA
- a CDS encoding PepSY domain-containing protein, whose product MTNRLNRPIVPLLLLPLLMASPAYAGDDVDHEQAYALVQQGRILPLAEILARHPQLAQVRLLEVELEQKHGRYLYELSFVTPSGQVLEWKLDAQSGTRLTQPRHH is encoded by the coding sequence ATGACTAACCGGTTAAACCGCCCCATCGTCCCGCTTTTGCTGCTTCCTCTGCTCATGGCTAGCCCAGCCTATGCTGGGGATGATGTGGATCATGAGCAGGCTTATGCCCTGGTACAACAGGGCCGCATTCTACCCCTGGCCGAGATTTTAGCCCGCCATCCCCAACTCGCCCAGGTTAGACTTCTAGAGGTGGAGTTGGAACAGAAGCATGGCCGCTATCTCTACGAACTTTCCTTTGTCACCCCCTCGGGTCAGGTGCTTGAATGGAAGCTGGACGCCCAGAGTGGCACACGTCTAACCCAACCAAGGCACCACTGA
- a CDS encoding DUF1924 domain-containing protein produces the protein MICLPHSLRYAPLLLGLLWSNGTLAAEPAANLLAGQQLWSQPGITKNQLQRRCATCHGTNLTQPGQHILTGKPLAPMAASVSPDRYQDMEKVTLWLNRNCQWTFGQLCTPQQQAQLLAYLKSL, from the coding sequence ATGATATGCCTACCCCATAGCCTACGTTACGCCCCGCTGTTGTTGGGGCTACTCTGGAGCAATGGCACTCTGGCTGCTGAACCTGCGGCCAACCTGTTAGCAGGCCAGCAACTCTGGTCACAACCGGGCATTACCAAAAATCAGCTGCAACGCCGCTGCGCCACCTGCCACGGCACCAACCTGACCCAACCCGGGCAGCATATCCTGACCGGTAAACCACTGGCCCCTATGGCCGCCTCGGTTTCACCAGACCGTTATCAGGATATGGAAAAAGTAACCCTATGGCTCAACCGCAATTGCCAATGGACCTTTGGCCAGCTCTGCACCCCCCAACAACAGGCGCAATTGTTGGCCTATCTGAAATCCCTTTAA
- a CDS encoding efflux RND transporter periplasmic adaptor subunit, with amino-acid sequence MDRYISKGRIGLTWLALAWLTSAAAVGYGQEVTQPEQPPEAVLSPPEAPLFGAQVTPGLGQVVTVKPVAALLVEQQEQAAASVVALREAWVAAQVSAPILELHAETGDRVAWGAVLARQDTWSQGLEHARAKAALGVLESQLLLAKQQLEQVEKLGEQEATGEALMGRRRGEKQVLEARIVEAKSAVEQAVKQVEKGVIHAPFSGVVLDRKAQLGGWSDVGSPLFQLVDPVRVMLEATIPAASIKSMKMAKRWYFVHASGQVEVKLENILPRQEETTQTLRVRFRFDRDKPLPGSSGQLVWQDEQRWIEPDLLVERNNKLGLFIVDDQQVAHFVALPHAQAGQRAQLLSLFTPDMPIVIMGRDQLQDGQQVVVSQE; translated from the coding sequence ATGGATAGGTATATCTCTAAGGGTAGAATTGGTCTGACTTGGCTCGCTTTAGCATGGCTGACCAGTGCAGCAGCCGTGGGTTATGGGCAAGAGGTTACGCAGCCTGAGCAGCCACCTGAGGCTGTTCTTTCCCCCCCTGAAGCACCCCTCTTCGGTGCCCAGGTGACACCCGGGCTAGGGCAGGTGGTGACGGTTAAACCGGTTGCAGCGCTGTTGGTTGAGCAGCAGGAACAGGCGGCGGCCAGCGTGGTGGCGCTGCGGGAGGCGTGGGTTGCGGCTCAGGTGAGCGCGCCGATATTAGAGTTGCATGCGGAGACCGGTGATCGTGTGGCGTGGGGGGCCGTATTGGCCCGCCAGGATACTTGGTCCCAAGGGCTAGAGCACGCACGGGCCAAGGCGGCTCTCGGAGTGCTGGAAAGTCAGTTGCTGCTGGCCAAGCAGCAGTTGGAGCAGGTAGAAAAGCTGGGCGAGCAGGAGGCAACGGGAGAGGCGTTGATGGGGCGCCGCCGTGGGGAGAAACAGGTTTTAGAGGCGCGCATTGTCGAAGCCAAGAGCGCCGTCGAGCAGGCGGTCAAACAGGTGGAAAAGGGGGTGATTCATGCACCCTTTTCTGGTGTGGTGTTGGATCGAAAGGCTCAACTGGGGGGGTGGTCGGATGTTGGGAGCCCCTTGTTTCAATTGGTCGATCCTGTACGCGTTATGCTGGAGGCGACGATTCCTGCTGCATCCATCAAGTCCATGAAGATGGCCAAGCGTTGGTATTTTGTGCATGCAAGTGGGCAGGTAGAGGTTAAATTGGAGAACATCTTACCCAGGCAGGAGGAGACAACTCAGACGTTGCGGGTGCGTTTTCGTTTTGACCGTGACAAGCCGTTGCCAGGGAGCAGTGGGCAGTTGGTGTGGCAGGATGAGCAGCGTTGGATAGAACCAGATCTGCTGGTTGAGCGCAACAACAAGTTGGGCTTGTTTATTGTGGACGACCAGCAGGTGGCCCATTTTGTGGCATTACCCCATGCTCAAGCGGGGCAACGCGCCCAGCTGTTGTCCCTGTTTACCCCAGATATGCCCATTGTGATCATGGGCCGGGACCAGTTACAGGATGGGCAGCAGGTGGTGGTGAGCCAAGAGTAG
- a CDS encoding cytochrome b/b6 domain-containing protein yields MQTENQTLPVWDLWIRLFHASLILLVLTALLSEDEWLKIHVVAGFGLCGLLLFRLIWGFIGSQHARFRDFIYPPKQVIAYLRTLYQGNPPHHLGHNPAGGMMVLLLLITLTLLGLSGLLTLGASQETGLLHNMAAALPPSTVKPIESLHEGLGELLWALIALHLGGVLLGMWQHKENLIKSMIHGNKQARS; encoded by the coding sequence ATGCAGACCGAAAATCAAACCCTACCCGTTTGGGACCTCTGGATCAGACTCTTTCACGCTAGCCTGATCCTGCTGGTGCTCACCGCTCTGCTCAGTGAAGATGAGTGGCTCAAAATCCATGTGGTCGCAGGCTTTGGCCTCTGCGGGCTGCTGCTGTTTCGCCTAATATGGGGCTTTATTGGGTCCCAACACGCCCGCTTTCGCGACTTTATCTACCCCCCTAAACAGGTCATCGCCTACCTACGCACCCTGTACCAAGGCAACCCACCCCACCACCTGGGACACAATCCCGCCGGCGGTATGATGGTCCTGCTGCTGCTGATCACCCTTACCCTGCTGGGATTAAGCGGTTTGCTCACACTGGGTGCCAGCCAAGAGACAGGCTTGCTGCATAACATGGCCGCAGCCCTCCCCCCCTCCACCGTTAAACCCATAGAATCCCTGCATGAAGGGCTGGGAGAACTGTTGTGGGCTTTGATCGCCCTCCACCTTGGGGGCGTGCTGCTGGGCATGTGGCAGCACAAAGAAAATCTCATCAAAAGCATGATCCACGGCAACAAGCAGGCACGCTCATGA